The proteins below come from a single Eucalyptus grandis isolate ANBG69807.140 chromosome 3, ASM1654582v1, whole genome shotgun sequence genomic window:
- the LOC104440046 gene encoding protein BIG GRAIN 1-like A, producing the protein MYKSERTLREERCAQVKHYPSFSSTLLDEIYRSIDEPDPKGEDLKFNGDAAMARKQSIRENKKCGSKSGKCAEENPALHRGVFVNNKVGDDGGAKMRQVREEFERKQRRDRDRDHDALFFSSTSSSSDSSCGGFSSSDTESMYGLVKTRSSCFAPPLLPRPKPVRTNSSAKPEKTERALFQEQRKSRDFDRYRHDSSVEQSAYTEEGMIKSKSRALKIYANLKKVKQPISPGGRLSNFINSLFTTTNTKKSKSTPAIGGYGEPNAERKSQSAHASVCSSASSFSRSCLSKHSPETRQKLQNGLKRTVRFYPVSVIVDEDCRPCGHKSLYEEDHAEYASISMPVSVPSAWKIGGGRPSTSRKTEETEEVKCHPIEKSRRVEEAAREFFRDYYQNQKKVRNDSFAVRGHREIHQVGHDKADECRDDDDDAASYSSSDLFELDHLAVIGKERYCEELPVYETTHVGKNRAIANGLMM; encoded by the coding sequence ATGTATAAGTCGGAGAGGACTCTGAGAGAAGAGAGATGTGCGCAAGTGAAGCACTACCCGTCTTTTTCTTCCACCCTCCTGGACGAAATCTACAGATCCATTGATGAGCCTGACCCAAAAGGCGAGGACTTGAAGTTTAACGGCGACGCGGCAATGGCGAGGAAACAGAGCATCCGGGAGAACAAGAAATGCGGCTCCAAAAGCGGCAAGTGCGCCGAGGAGAATCCCGCTCTTCACCGCGGGGTTTTCGTCAATAACAAGGTCGGTGACGATGGAGGAGCGAAAATGAGGCAGGTGAGGGAGGAATTCGAGAGGAAGCAGAGGAGGGATCGCGATCGCGACCACGATGCTCTGTTTTTCAGTTCGacctcgagctcgtcggatTCGAGCTGTGGTGGATTCTCCTCCTCGGACACCGAGTCCATGTATGGGCTCGTCAAGACGAGAAGCTCTTGCTTCGCTCCACCGCTACTACCGAGGCCTAAGCCGGTGAGGACCAACTCCTCTGCTAAACCGGAGAAAACAGAGAGGGCTCTGTTTCAGGAGCAGAGGAAGTCGCGTGACTTTGATCGTTATCGTCACGATTCCTCTGTCGAACAGAGCGCATACACTGAGGAAGGTATGATAAAGTCCAAATCGAGAGCTTTAAAAATTTATGCCAATCTGAAGAAGGTGAAGCAGCCGATTTCGCCGGGGGGCCGGCtctcaaatttcattaattcTCTCTTCACCACCACCAACACGAAGAAGTCAAAGTCGACCCCGGCGATCGGTGGTTATGGAGAACCAAATGCGGAGAGGAAATCTCAATCTGCGCATGCATCCGTGTGTTCCTCGGCTTCTTCGTTCTCGAGATCTTGCTTGAGCAAGCATTCCCCAGAAACTAGGCAAAAACTGCAAAACGGCCTGAAGAGGACGGTCCGGTTCTACCCGGTGAGCGTGATCGTGGACGAAGATTGCAGGCCATGTGGACATAAATCGCTGTACGAAGAAGATCACGCGGAGTACGCTTCGATTTCGATGCCGGTGTCGGTGCCGAGCGCGTGGAAAATCGGAGGCGGGAGGCCATCGACGTcgaggaaaacagaggaaacagaggaagtCAAATGCCACCCGATCGAGAAGAGCCGGCGCGTGGAGGAGGCGGCCAGAGAGTTCTTTAGAGATTACTACCAGAACCAGAAGAAGGTGAGGAACGACAGTTTCGCGGTGAGGGGTCACAGGGAGATTCACCAGGTCGGCCATGACAAGGCAGACGAGTgccgcgacgacgacgacgatgcgGCGAGCTATTCGAGCTCCGATCTGTTTGAGCTCGATCATCTTGCAGTGATAGGCAAAGAGAGGTATTGTGAAGAGCTTCCCGTGTATGAAACCACCCATGTTGGAAAGAATCGCGCCATTGCTAATGGACTGATGATGTAA